The Vibrio orientalis CIP 102891 = ATCC 33934 genome segment TGAGTCACTCTCATAAAGGAGGGGATTATGCAGCAGGATGCAACGCTCTTTTTTATTTTGTTATTTTTCGCCGTGGTGTTTATTTCACAGGCGTTAATTCTTCCTGCTGCCGGTAGTAAAGCTAAGCATAAAGAACTCTCTGAGCGACTGAAAGAATCTCAATCCAAACTGGATGAAGAGGCACTTTCGCTACTTCAAGAGCACTATTTAAAAAGTTTAACTCCATGGGATAGAAGGTTGGTGAAAATTGAAGCCTTCTCATCACTGAAAAAATTGATTGAGCTTTCCGGCTACGACTGGAGTTTAACCCAAACGCTTCTTGTGACTAGCAGTTTATCGTTGTGTGGTTTTTTAACGGTGTTGCTTATTGGTCAGCCTTTTTATATCGGGTTAGCGGCAATTGTTGGTGTATGGGTTTGCTTGTATTTTTGGCTAGGTAAGAAAATTTCAGATCGCTTAGCTGCGTTTGAAGAGCAACTCCCGGAAGCCTTAGACATCATGCGCCGTATGCTTCAAGCTGGTCAGCCCGTGACACAAGCATTTAATGAAGTCGGTTTAGAAATGCCTGCGCCAATTGGTGTGGAGTTTAAAAACATGTTTAACCTTCTCAATTATGGATACGACATGCGCATGGCAATCATGCAGATGGCAGAGCGCACACCGACGGTCTCTATGTTAGCGTTTTCCAGTGCGGTGATTTTGCAAAAGGAAACCGGGGGGAATTTGTCTGAGAACTTAGAGAAGGTGTCTAAAGTATTACGCTCGAGGTTTAAATTACAGCGAAAGATAAAAACACTCTCAGCAGAGAGTCGCTTGTCAGCTTGGATCTTAGTACTTTCTCCATTCGTGTTATTCCTATTCCTTAGCGTGATTAACCCTGGTTATGTTGAACCGCTTTATACTGACCCTAGAGGGATGAAGCTAGTGAGTGGTGGAGTGGTGAGTCTATTTATAGGCTCATTGTGGATTCGAAAAATCATCAATTTCGAGGTGTGATATGGACTCAATATTTGATTTGGTCGCATCTTTTGAGATTGATGAGCAGGCGTTTTTCCTAGTTATTGTATTGATAGCGACAGTGTTGATTATATTTACCATTTCACTGTTACTTTTGAGCTCTAAATCGCCGCTAAAAAGTCGCTTAGCC includes the following:
- a CDS encoding type II secretion system F family protein, with protein sequence MQQDATLFFILLFFAVVFISQALILPAAGSKAKHKELSERLKESQSKLDEEALSLLQEHYLKSLTPWDRRLVKIEAFSSLKKLIELSGYDWSLTQTLLVTSSLSLCGFLTVLLIGQPFYIGLAAIVGVWVCLYFWLGKKISDRLAAFEEQLPEALDIMRRMLQAGQPVTQAFNEVGLEMPAPIGVEFKNMFNLLNYGYDMRMAIMQMAERTPTVSMLAFSSAVILQKETGGNLSENLEKVSKVLRSRFKLQRKIKTLSAESRLSAWILVLSPFVLFLFLSVINPGYVEPLYTDPRGMKLVSGGVVSLFIGSLWIRKIINFEV